A genomic window from Quercus lobata isolate SW786 chromosome 10, ValleyOak3.0 Primary Assembly, whole genome shotgun sequence includes:
- the LOC115962741 gene encoding protein NRT1/ PTR FAMILY 2.11-like, which yields MEKNDKETMEKNPKAVTTDEPEINYRGWKIMPFIIGNETFEKLGAIGTLSNLLIYLTTVFNMKSITATNIINIFNGTTNFSTLLGAYLCDTYFGRYKTLGFATIASFMGLLVIQLTAAIKKLHPPHCGSAENTCKGPTAGQMAFLLTGFGLLIVGAAGIRPCNLAFGADQFNPKTESGKRGINSFFNWYFFTFTFAQMVSLTFIVYVQSNVSWAIGLGIPAILMLIACALFFMGSKMYVKVKATGTPMTSVVQVLVVAVKRRGLNPPEQPSLSLFNHLPTSSINAKLSYTDQFRFLDKAATLNPQDQINPDGSSANPWKLCTMQQVEEVKCVVRVIPIWAAAIICHIVIVQQHTFAVFQALQSDRHLGNTNFQIPAASYVVFLMLSLTIFIPIYDRIVVPFLRKITGKDGGITILQRMGIGIFLSVITMIVSALVEERRRTIALTKPTIGIVPRKGAISSMSAVWLVPQFVLAGLTEAFASVGQVEFYYKQFPENMRSIGGSLFFCGMAGSSYLSSFLISIIHRTTRKAATGNWLPEDLNKGRLDYFYYTVAALGVLNFGYFLVCAKWYKYKGVSKDTLVVNLGSTLPQKTTV from the exons atggagaaGAATGATAAAGAAACCATGGAGAAGAACCCGAAAGCTGTTACAACTGATGAGCCTGAGATTAACTACAGAGGATGGAAAATCATGCCATTTATCATAG GAAATGAAACTTTTGAGAAGCTGGGAGCCATTGGCACCTTATCCAACCTCTTGATCTATCTTACTACTGTCTTCAACATGAAGAGCATTACAGCTACAAATATTATTAACATCTTCAACGGCACAACCAATTTTTCCACCTTGCTTGGAGCTTACCTTTGTGACACTTACTTTGGTCGCTACAAGACTTTGGGATTTGCAACAATTGCCTCTTTTATG GGATTGTTAGTAATACAACTAACAGCAGCAATCAAGAAGCTCCACCCACCCCACTGTGGATCAGCAGAGAACACATGCAAAGGACCAACAGCAGGGCAAATGGCATTTTTGCTTACTGGGTTTGGACTACTTATAGTAGGAGCTGCTGGCATCAGGCCATGCAACTTGGCCTTTGGAGCAGACCAGTTCAACCCCAAAACAGAATCTGGAAAGAGGGGAATCAATAGCTTTTTCAATTGGTACTTCTTTACCTTTACCTTTGCCCAGATGGTATCTCTTACATTCATTGTGTATGTGCAGTCCAATGTGAGCTGGGCTATAGGTTTAGGAATTCCAGCAATTCTGATGCTCATTGCATGTGCACTCTTCTTCATGGGTTCAAAAATGTATGTGAAAGTGAAAGCCACTGGTACTCCCATGACCAGTGTGGTACAGGTTTTAGTGGTTGCTGTTAAGAGAAGGGGGTTAAATCCACCAGAACAACCATCGTTGTCCCTCTTCAACCATCTGCCAACTAGTTCTATCAACGCCAAGCTTTCTTACACAGACCAATTCAG ATTCCTTGACAAAGCAGCAACTTTGAACCCCCAAGACCAAATTAATCCAGATGGATCATCTGCCAATCCATGGAAACTTTGCACAATGCAGCAAGTGGAAGAAGTGAAATGCGTGGTGAGAGTGATTCCCATATGGGCTGCAGCCATCATATGCCATATCGTTATAGTCCAACAGCATACTTTTGCAGTCTTTCAAGCCCTTCAATCCGACAGGCACCTTGGAAACACCAATTTCCAGATCCCAGCTGCATCCTACGTTGTCTTCTTGATGCTGAGCTTGACCATTTTTATACCCATCTATGACAGAATAGTTGTTCCATTCCTCCGAAAGATCACAGGAAAAGATGGCGGCATCACAATCCTCCAAAGGATGGGCATTGGCATATTTCTCTCCGTAATTACCATGATAGTATCTGCCTTGGTGGAAGAGCGTCGAAGGACCATAGCTCTAACCAAGCCAACAATAGGAATTGTGCCAAGAAAAGGTGCAATTTCCTCAATGTCAGCTGTATGGTTGGTTCCTCAATTCGTACTTGCCGGATTAACTGAAGCGTTTGCTTCAGTTGGCCAAGTTGAATTCTACTACAAGCAATTCCCCGAGAACATGAGAAGCATTGGAGGATCTCTTTTCTTCTGTGGCATGGCAGGTTCAAGTTATTTAAGTAGTTTCCTGATATCAATAATTCATCGGACCACAAGGAAGGCTGCAACCGGAAATTGGTTACCAGAAGATCTTAACAAGGGAAGATTGGATTACTTTTATTACACAGTAGCTGCTCTGGGGGTATTAAACTTTGGCTACTTTCTAGTATGTGCGAAATGGTACAAGTACAAAGGGGTTAGCAAGGATACCCTTGTAGTCAACCTAGGATCTACACTACCTCAAAAAACTACTGTTTGA